One stretch of Arachis duranensis cultivar V14167 chromosome 1, aradu.V14167.gnm2.J7QH, whole genome shotgun sequence DNA includes these proteins:
- the LOC110276544 gene encoding probable transcription repressor OFP9, with protein MKSLKQRGCKALCCSSCRRLSVSSTEEAESSSASDRFPSVSSVAHAMVQERLDQLIRERRMEERQRRQQSRARERERTKFVVMVAMEKCSYDPREDFRESMMEMITANRIKEAKDLRSLLNYYISMNSNEYHSLILELFHEIFR; from the exons ATGAAATCCTTAAAGCAGAGAGGATGCAAGGCCTTATGCTGCAGCAGTTGTAGGAGGCTTAGTGTGTCTTCCACAGAGGAAGCAGAGAGTTCATCAGCCTCCGATCGGTTTCCTTCCGTGTCGAGCGTCGCACACGCCATGGTGCAAGAGAGACTTGACCAGTTGATTAGGGAAAGGAGGATGGAAGAGAGACAGAGGAGGCAGCAAAGCAGAgccagagaaagagaaagaactAAGTTTGTTGTGATGGTGGCAATGGAGAAGTGCTCTTATGATCCAAGAGAAGATTTTAGGGAGTCCATGATGGAGATGATAACAGCAAATCGCATCAAAGAAGCCAAAGATCTTCGTAGCCTACTCAACTATTATATCTCCATGAACTCCAATGAGTACCATAGTCTTATACTTGAGCTTTTTCATGAG ATTTTTAGGTGA
- the LOC107467445 gene encoding uncharacterized protein LOC107467445, which yields MSQLGMMLQESLRAETEARTILGLLTDQMDGVVHTGQRRRRTLKDRFRFTGMGCCGATWVFRPSPLTLTTHAAHQQEAPEAGAAVAASPPQETDPGQDPNRDGPECERPSTGMNLAAALAAERELRGSQEEGERDVVGSETPWRMSLMRLLEETEGGGGRGGGGDSEEGGDWVCCVCMGRKKGAAFIPCGHTFCRVCCREVWLNRGTCPLCNRSILEILDIF from the coding sequence ATGAGTCAACTGGGTATGATGCTGCAGGAATCGTTGCGAGCTGAAACGGAGGCAAGAACCATTCTGGGCCTCTTAACGGACCAGATGGACGGCGTTGTCCACACAGGACAACGCAGAAGGAGAACTCTCAAGGACCGCTTCAGATTCACCGGAATGGGTTGCTGCGGTGCCACCTGGGTTTTCCGTCCCTCTCCCCTAACCCTCACTACGCACGCTGCACACCAACAAGAGGCGCCTGAGGCTGGAGCTGCAGTAGCCGCATCACCGCCGCAAGAAACGGACCCGGGTCAAGATCCGAACCGGGACGGGCCCGAATGCGAACGGCCCTCTACGGGGATGAATCTGGCTGCGGCATTGGCGGCGGAGCGTGAATTGCGGGGTTCGCAGGAGGAGGGGGAGAGGGATGTCGTGGGATCGGAGACGCCATGGAGGATGTCGCTGATGCGGCTGCTGGAGGAAACGGAAGGAGGAGGGGGAAGGGGTGGTGGTGGGGATAGTGaagaagggggtgattgggtgTGCTGCGTGTGCATGGGGCGGAAGAAAGGCGCGGCGTTCATACCATGTGGACACACGTTCTGCAGAGTGTGCTGTCGAGAGGTCTGGTTGAACCGGGGCACCTGCCCTCTTTGCAACCGTTCCATTCTAGAGATTCTCGATATCTTCTAA